From Thalassotalea euphylliae, the proteins below share one genomic window:
- the queA gene encoding tRNA preQ1(34) S-adenosylmethionine ribosyltransferase-isomerase QueA, with the protein MRVSDFAFDLPEELIARYPKEDRTASRLMTVHGNDGAITDGTFVDVVNHLNAGDLLIFNNTRVIPARMFGKKASGGKLEVLVERVLDEHRVLAHIRCSKSPKPGTEIILEETVSATMVARHDALFELAFEGEEKVLDILERIGHMPLPPYIDRPDEDSDRERYQTVYNEKPGAVAAPTAGLHFDDELLAKLQAKGVELAFVTLHVGAGTFQPVKVDEIADHVMHAEYVEVSPEVVAKIDATKANGGRVVAVGTTSMRSLESAAKAADEQGKLIAPFYQDTDIFITPGFNFKVVDALVTNFHLSESTLLMLVSAFAGYDHMMQAYQHAVAEKYRFFSYGDAMFLTRQTR; encoded by the coding sequence ATGCGTGTTTCTGATTTTGCTTTTGATTTACCTGAAGAGTTAATTGCTCGTTATCCAAAAGAAGATCGCACTGCAAGCCGTTTGATGACGGTTCATGGCAACGATGGCGCGATCACCGATGGCACGTTTGTTGACGTAGTAAATCACCTTAACGCGGGTGATTTACTGATCTTCAACAACACGCGTGTTATTCCTGCCCGTATGTTCGGCAAGAAGGCCTCTGGTGGTAAGTTAGAAGTGTTGGTTGAGCGCGTATTAGATGAGCATCGCGTATTGGCCCATATTCGTTGCAGTAAGTCGCCAAAACCGGGCACTGAAATCATCCTTGAAGAAACCGTATCTGCGACTATGGTGGCGCGTCACGATGCACTATTTGAATTAGCGTTCGAAGGTGAAGAAAAGGTGTTAGATATTCTTGAGCGCATCGGCCATATGCCATTGCCCCCTTATATCGATCGCCCAGACGAGGACTCAGATCGCGAGCGTTACCAAACGGTTTACAACGAAAAACCCGGTGCAGTGGCAGCGCCAACCGCAGGTTTGCATTTTGACGATGAACTACTGGCGAAGCTGCAAGCCAAAGGTGTAGAGCTTGCCTTTGTGACGTTACACGTTGGTGCGGGGACGTTTCAGCCCGTTAAAGTTGATGAAATTGCCGATCACGTGATGCACGCTGAATACGTGGAAGTCTCCCCAGAAGTGGTGGCTAAAATTGATGCAACCAAAGCCAATGGGGGCCGTGTGGTTGCAGTTGGCACAACGTCGATGCGCTCACTTGAAAGCGCTGCCAAAGCCGCTGACGAGCAGGGCAAATTAATCGCGCCGTTTTACCAAGACACCGATATTTTTATTACCCCGGGCTTTAACTTTAAAGTGGTTGATGCTTTGGTGACGAATTTCCATTTATCGGAGTCAACTTTGTTGATGCTAGTGAGTGCGTTTGCTGGCTACGATCATATGATGCAGGCATATCAGCACGCGGTCGCAGAAAAATATCGCTTTTTTTCGTACGGCGACGCCATGTTTTTAACGCGACAAACACGTTAA